The proteins below are encoded in one region of Rahnella sikkimica:
- a CDS encoding O-antigen ligase family protein has translation MMLLKKGPVITYRLAYQAIFIVICTALSTSLFVDAYPRKLLYLSGYVSLLFMAIKIKQKDFVFDRVALAVAAALMLIGSIRFMWGEMYSQTQFSDITSNYRTGGKLFIISGLMAYFFIAWRHNIARRAVLSGFAILLAGLIATTGFAVHEHLQTGLRIQLLTDSAGTVSYLITALALCTLFTGYRAVEHVGGRTCIFCITFLLNTLLLILTESRAGVLTLPILYLGFFCLTHARLIRFALIPLVVLMAAGFTMLPQSVWQRLDSIRTEIGSYNTNNDTSIGARFSIWKGGYASISWTLMGQSPDERTSKARQFIVDHERKNPEAYKNVQYHLHDDILETLSLQGIAGGVSILVFYLVLLIVPLTRRPSAIAILPASFVIFGLTDTVLIQSLSVTTLCLSVFVSYALLQSSEGRDFIQR, from the coding sequence ATCCCTTTTTGTCGATGCCTATCCGCGAAAGCTGTTATACCTCTCCGGCTATGTATCGTTGCTGTTTATGGCCATAAAGATTAAGCAGAAAGATTTTGTTTTCGACAGGGTGGCTCTGGCTGTGGCCGCTGCACTGATGTTGATCGGCTCGATCAGGTTTATGTGGGGAGAGATGTATTCACAGACTCAGTTCAGCGATATCACTTCAAATTATCGTACGGGCGGAAAACTCTTCATAATCTCTGGCTTGATGGCGTATTTTTTTATCGCATGGCGGCACAACATTGCGCGAAGGGCTGTACTCAGTGGGTTTGCAATCCTGCTTGCAGGGCTTATTGCCACGACGGGATTTGCAGTGCATGAGCATCTGCAGACGGGGTTGCGGATACAATTACTGACCGATTCAGCTGGCACGGTGTCCTATCTGATTACGGCTCTGGCTTTATGTACGCTATTCACAGGCTATAGAGCCGTGGAGCACGTAGGGGGCAGGACCTGTATATTCTGCATTACTTTCCTGCTCAACACGCTGCTGCTTATCCTGACTGAATCCCGGGCTGGAGTGCTGACTTTGCCCATACTGTATCTGGGATTCTTCTGCCTGACGCATGCACGGCTCATCAGATTCGCATTAATTCCTCTGGTCGTATTAATGGCCGCCGGCTTTACCATGTTGCCACAGTCTGTATGGCAGAGACTGGACAGCATCCGCACGGAAATTGGGTCGTACAATACAAATAATGATACGTCGATTGGCGCACGCTTTTCTATCTGGAAGGGGGGGTATGCCAGTATCAGTTGGACACTGATGGGACAAAGCCCTGATGAGAGAACATCAAAAGCCCGGCAGTTTATTGTCGATCATGAACGAAAAAATCCTGAAGCTTACAAGAATGTTCAGTATCACCTTCATGATGACATTTTAGAAACGCTCTCACTTCAGGGGATAGCCGGCGGAGTATCAATTCTGGTCTTTTATCTTGTGCTGCTGATTGTTCCTCTGACGAGGCGCCCTTCAGCCATAGCGATTTTGCCGGCCTCCTTTGTCATTTTCGGACTGACGGATACCGTACTGATACAGTCACTTTCAGTCACAACGCTATGCCTGTCAGTTTTTGTCAGCTATGCCCTGCTGCAATCCTCGGAAGGCAGAGATTTTATCCAGAGATAG
- a CDS encoding glycosyltransferase family 9 protein, producing the protein MQFLKSFNRNKNKFFREIKKKTLLSFLRTQRSRSSFELSKVRNILLLRLDDKIGDMVVTTGTAYLLAKQGYRVSVLTGPVCGQMLKNCDYLDHIIQYKNRMSLDALNAQNFDVIIDFDDVLDYERLSLAWRMKHSHHIGFNKNIPALYNPSISYLDAEKHITERRKRVLYFKRKNSLSVDIDPEKVSMLIQATDQMAVAFGEGYENLIACHWINIQHRHYSDIKDEIDRAHVREVLNHISLVSFLCDTRVRLSFKKKYLKLRMTRAL; encoded by the coding sequence ATGCAGTTCCTTAAATCGTTTAACAGAAATAAAAATAAGTTCTTCAGAGAAATCAAAAAAAAGACTTTGTTATCTTTCCTGCGTACTCAACGATCCCGATCCTCTTTTGAACTCAGCAAGGTTCGCAATATCCTACTGCTTCGTCTCGATGATAAAATAGGCGATATGGTTGTGACCACAGGAACGGCATATTTACTTGCGAAACAGGGGTACAGGGTTTCAGTGCTGACAGGCCCGGTATGCGGTCAGATGCTGAAGAACTGTGATTATCTTGATCATATCATTCAGTATAAGAACCGCATGTCACTTGATGCGTTAAACGCGCAGAACTTTGATGTCATCATTGATTTTGATGATGTGCTGGACTATGAACGTCTGAGTCTGGCATGGCGCATGAAGCACAGCCATCATATTGGCTTCAATAAAAATATACCGGCACTCTATAACCCTTCGATCAGTTATCTGGACGCGGAAAAACACATTACCGAACGTCGTAAACGTGTACTGTATTTTAAGCGTAAGAACAGCCTGTCCGTAGACATTGATCCAGAGAAGGTAAGCATGCTCATCCAGGCTACAGATCAGATGGCAGTGGCTTTTGGTGAGGGCTATGAGAACCTGATTGCCTGCCACTGGATCAACATTCAGCACAGGCATTATTCAGACATCAAAGATGAAATTGACAGGGCTCATGTGCGGGAAGTTTTGAATCACATATCACTCGTTTCATTTTTATGCGATACACGCGTGAGACTGAGTTTTAAGAAAAAGTACCTGAAATTACGTATGACACGAGCTCTCTGA
- the msbA gene encoding lipid A ABC transporter ATP-binding protein/permease MsbA — translation MNQFSDFSTQATFRRLLPYIAPHKKGLIAASLALIVSAATDAGLLSLLKPLMNGIGFGSVTPESLRWLPLAVIALVALRGVTGYVSDYCMAWVSGRVVMSMRRQIFSHLMGMPVSYHNRHSSGSLLTKITYDSERVASASSDTLVSLVRNSASIIALMVLMVWNSWQLSIVLLVAAPVIALSVRAVSGRFRRISQDLQKTMGRVAVSAEQMLRNHREVRMFGGQITEQTRFADVSNSMRKHGLRMVSVAALSDPFIQMIASMALAAVLFAASFPSVLETLSAGSVTVVFSAMFMIMRPLKSLTGLNAGFQQGMTACHSLFSLLDTAQERDEGTLSAEGVRGELEFRNVSFRYENSEDYALRNVSFRVPAGKTVALVGRSGSGKTTLVSLLPRFYDDYEGEILLDGHEIRSYQLKSLRDKISLVSQHVHLFDASLADNIAYASPENISRADISTAASKAYADIFINKLPEGLDTMAGENGVQLSGGQRQRIAIARALLKKTPLLILDEATSALDNESEHAIKMSLGNFRHECTVLIIAHRLSTIEACDEIIVMDDGQISERGSHASLLQQSGLYCKLHDMQFTAEQ, via the coding sequence GTGAATCAATTTAGTGATTTCTCAACTCAGGCAACGTTCCGCAGGCTTCTACCCTACATAGCCCCACACAAAAAGGGCTTAATTGCGGCAAGCCTGGCCCTGATAGTCAGTGCCGCAACCGATGCAGGTCTGCTTTCACTACTCAAGCCCCTGATGAATGGAATTGGCTTTGGCAGCGTTACGCCCGAATCGTTACGCTGGCTGCCACTTGCTGTCATCGCGCTCGTTGCCCTTCGTGGTGTGACAGGATACGTATCAGATTACTGCATGGCATGGGTGTCGGGCCGCGTGGTGATGTCCATGCGACGTCAGATTTTCAGTCATCTGATGGGAATGCCTGTCAGTTACCATAATCGCCATTCGTCAGGTAGCCTTCTGACCAAAATTACCTATGACTCTGAGCGCGTTGCATCTGCCTCATCTGATACGCTCGTCTCACTGGTCCGGAATTCTGCCTCAATTATCGCTCTTATGGTGCTTATGGTCTGGAACAGCTGGCAGCTTTCCATAGTGCTCCTGGTCGCTGCGCCAGTCATCGCGCTGAGCGTCCGAGCGGTGTCCGGCAGGTTTCGTCGAATCAGTCAGGATTTGCAAAAAACCATGGGCCGCGTAGCCGTCAGCGCTGAGCAGATGCTCAGAAATCATCGTGAGGTACGAATGTTCGGCGGTCAGATTACTGAGCAGACGCGCTTTGCAGACGTCAGTAACTCAATGCGCAAGCACGGCCTGAGAATGGTCTCTGTTGCTGCTCTTTCAGACCCATTCATACAAATGATTGCTTCGATGGCGCTCGCCGCGGTGCTTTTCGCTGCAAGTTTTCCATCCGTACTGGAAACGCTTTCTGCCGGCTCTGTGACAGTGGTTTTCTCCGCCATGTTCATGATAATGCGCCCGCTGAAATCATTAACGGGACTTAACGCCGGCTTTCAACAGGGCATGACGGCATGCCACTCACTGTTTAGCCTTCTGGATACCGCTCAGGAACGAGACGAAGGTACGCTATCTGCTGAAGGTGTACGGGGCGAGCTAGAGTTTCGTAATGTCAGCTTCCGCTATGAAAACTCGGAAGACTATGCTCTACGTAACGTGAGTTTCAGAGTGCCTGCAGGTAAAACCGTAGCGCTGGTCGGTCGATCAGGCTCAGGAAAAACTACCTTGGTCAGTCTTCTCCCGCGCTTTTACGATGATTACGAAGGAGAAATACTGTTAGACGGGCATGAAATCAGGAGTTACCAGCTCAAGTCTTTACGGGATAAAATTTCGCTGGTTTCCCAGCACGTTCATCTTTTTGACGCAAGTCTGGCTGACAACATCGCCTATGCCAGTCCTGAAAACATTTCCCGTGCGGATATCAGTACCGCTGCATCTAAGGCTTATGCCGATATTTTTATAAATAAATTGCCTGAAGGCCTCGATACAATGGCCGGAGAAAATGGTGTCCAGCTATCAGGTGGTCAGCGTCAGAGGATAGCCATTGCACGAGCCCTGTTAAAGAAAACGCCACTGCTTATCTTGGATGAAGCTACTTCAGCATTGGACAATGAGTCTGAGCACGCAATAAAAATGTCACTGGGAAATTTCAGGCATGAATGCACGGTGCTGATTATTGCTCACAGACTTTCAACCATTGAGGCCTGCGATGAAATTATCGTAATGGACGATGGCCAAATCAGTGAGCGTGGGAGCCACGCCAGCCTTCTGCAACAGTCTGGTCTGTACTGTAAGTTACATGACATGCAGTTTACTGCTGAGCAGTAG
- a CDS encoding transposase, whose protein sequence is MKGRKAFSPEFKCEAASLMVDRGYSIAQACEAMGVGKTAMQRWVHQLNSERGGVTPDVGKALTPDQQRIQALEAQIRKIEREKNILKEATVDSTCQRNTLFKNLFWRPKFQCFPRPVV, encoded by the coding sequence ATGAAAGGTCGAAAAGCTTTTTCTCCTGAGTTTAAGTGCGAAGCTGCAAGCCTCATGGTTGATCGTGGCTATTCTATTGCGCAGGCCTGCGAGGCTATGGGCGTGGGTAAAACGGCGATGCAGCGCTGGGTTCATCAACTTAATAGTGAACGCGGTGGCGTAACACCGGACGTGGGTAAAGCCCTGACGCCTGACCAGCAGCGTATTCAGGCGCTCGAAGCCCAGATCCGTAAAATTGAACGCGAGAAAAATATCTTAAAGGAGGCTACTGTAGATTCAACTTGTCAACGCAACACCCTTTTCAAAAACCTGTTTTGGCGTCCTAAATTTCAATGTTTTCCTCGGCCTGTTGTTTAA
- a CDS encoding type II toxin-antitoxin system TacA family antitoxin yields the protein MRDAAINLRALPEQRDLIDQAASLLGKNRSDFMLEVACERAQAILLDQVFFQLDTEKFHEFTAMLDAPQKTNQGLEHLMAVKAPWA from the coding sequence ATGCGTGACGCTGCAATTAATTTACGTGCTTTGCCGGAACAGCGTGATCTCATCGATCAAGCTGCCAGTTTATTGGGTAAAAACCGATCTGATTTTATGCTGGAAGTAGCTTGTGAGCGCGCGCAGGCTATTCTGCTCGACCAGGTTTTTTTCCAGTTAGATACTGAAAAATTTCATGAATTCACAGCGATGCTTGATGCACCTCAAAAGACAAATCAGGGTCTGGAGCACCTGATGGCAGTGAAAGCACCTTGGGCATGA
- a CDS encoding GNAT family N-acetyltransferase — translation MSLQLSAPEPLTTAHILDAFGCGESTLDEWLKRRALTNHLNGASRTFVVATNDKSVVGYYALAAGAVSHREATGAARRNMPDPVPVIVLGRLAVDLRAQGIKLGASLLQDAVLRVHSIAENTGVRALLVHALHEPAKQFYEHYGFTSSPINPMTLMLRL, via the coding sequence ATGAGTTTACAATTATCTGCCCCTGAGCCACTCACAACTGCACATATCCTTGATGCTTTTGGTTGTGGGGAATCAACGTTAGATGAATGGTTAAAACGGCGCGCTCTGACAAACCATTTAAATGGTGCAAGTCGTACTTTTGTTGTCGCGACTAACGATAAAAGTGTTGTCGGTTATTACGCCCTTGCAGCCGGCGCTGTGTCCCACAGGGAAGCAACAGGGGCAGCTCGGCGTAATATGCCTGACCCAGTTCCGGTCATTGTATTGGGAAGATTGGCGGTCGACCTTCGCGCTCAGGGAATAAAGTTAGGAGCCTCATTGTTACAGGATGCTGTTCTTCGAGTTCACTCAATTGCTGAAAATACAGGGGTCAGAGCATTGCTCGTACATGCACTTCATGAACCAGCTAAACAATTTTATGAACACTACGGTTTTACATCATCGCCAATTAATCCGATGACATTAATGCTTCGCCTTTAG
- a CDS encoding autotransporter outer membrane beta-barrel domain-containing protein has translation MKLKGADRLSLGLMTGYGTSKSKTHSSLTGYSSKGTIHGYSAGLYGTWIGIEKEQAIESSNLLLLFTQH, from the coding sequence ATGAAATTAAAAGGAGCGGATCGTTTGAGTCTCGGTCTTATGACTGGATACGGCACTAGCAAAAGTAAAACACATAGCTCGCTTACAGGATATTCTTCAAAAGGTACTATTCACGGGTATAGTGCAGGTCTTTACGGCACCTGGATAGGTATAGAAAAAGAACAAGCAATCGAATCATCAAATCTATTATTATTATTTACACAACATTGA
- a CDS encoding autotransporter outer membrane beta-barrel domain-containing protein, producing the protein MRIGDRSSGATYRDSFTDEQNNTLLWMRNVGGHTNWHTSSGQLKTKSNQYVVQIGSDIKS; encoded by the coding sequence ATACGTATTGGCGACCGGTCCTCAGGTGCTACTTACCGTGATTCATTTACGGATGAGCAAAATAATACCCTGCTTTGGATGCGTAATGTTGGCGGACATACGAATTGGCACACTTCTTCTGGACAGCTTAAAACAAAAAGTAATCAGTATGTTGTTCAGATTGGGAGTGATATTAAATCATGA
- a CDS encoding helix-turn-helix domain-containing protein, protein MIITENSYFEIGLKEVLKNGFLPSNLNIKYFYTGHGSVYVFFPDKIKPNLFVEPIQIFAICRKNKISMNLNTNDFADELMEVIGNSHFIPKPPLTMRELLVLDNLCKGISSKSISKFLNIEEKTISSHKNNALNKLSMESFSSFHMEFRSWCKLWFKFKFRFK, encoded by the coding sequence ATGATTATTACAGAGAATAGTTATTTTGAGATTGGTTTAAAAGAGGTGTTAAAGAATGGTTTCTTACCTTCGAACCTCAATATTAAATATTTTTATACAGGACACGGTAGCGTATATGTTTTTTTTCCTGATAAAATTAAACCAAATTTATTTGTTGAACCAATACAGATATTTGCAATATGCAGAAAGAATAAAATTTCGATGAACCTCAACACTAATGATTTCGCTGATGAACTTATGGAAGTCATAGGAAATAGTCACTTCATCCCTAAACCACCGCTTACTATGCGTGAGTTATTGGTTTTAGATAATCTTTGCAAAGGTATTAGTTCAAAAAGTATTTCAAAATTTCTTAATATTGAGGAGAAAACAATCAGTAGCCACAAGAATAATGCACTAAATAAATTGAGTATGGAAAGTTTTTCAAGTTTCCATATGGAATTTAGGTCTTGGTGTAAACTATGGTTTAAGTTTAAATTCAGATTTAAATAG